ATgttgcttaaatttttattcagttcAAGGTTTTGTTGATTAGATATAACGTCTTAAATCGAAATAACGAaccttaaatcaataaaaattgttataagtttgcgAAATTAGTCAATAGTAGTAATGTTTCGTATCAACAACCCAcacttgtaaaaattttaaaatatgaaaaatcaaCTGCTGAAAGATTcacgatatatttttataacgatAAGCAGCAAATGTGTGTAAAAAGAAAAGTGTAGTTCGCCAAAATGCAAAATAGGATATCTTTTTAATGGCTCTTAGAAGGttaatttttctgaattatttagaaaatcgCAATCTTTTTATTCGCTtcatgcatgagttttattagGGGGTTATCATAGAAACGAtacactattttattaatataattatatggatggagatataagtctatggatttTATATATGGTTTATgttgaaaaaacacttttttctaacaaatttatataaataacaggttggctgataagtccccggtctgacacatagatggcgtcgctagtattaaatgcatattatttttatatagtaccaaccttcaaatgattcgtgtcaaaatttgacgtctgtaagtcaattagtttgtgagatagagcgtcttttgtgaagcaacttttgttattgtgaaaaaaatggaaaaaatggaatttcgtgttttgataaaatactgttttctgaagggaaaaaatacagagtccggaaactcattatcaagccaagtttttgcttccactgtattttttcccttcagaaaacagtattttatcaaaacacgaaattcctttttttccatttttttcacaataacaaaagttgcttcacaaaagacgctctatctcacaaactaattgacttacagacgtcaaattttgacacgaatcatttgaaggttggtactatataaaaataatatgcatttaatactagcgacgccatctatgtgtcagaccggggacttatcagccaacctattaattatgttaatttacattgaataaatattatttatataattcgtctcttattttcacaatttctaatacaacaaatttaattattgattatttttcaataatttttatctgacatttactatactaattaaatgtaaacaattgaaaagtagtcatattttaaatcaacgatttattgaaaatataagatAACAGCGTTGTGATCGATTTAACTGCCCCCTTTACCTACtatgttatttacaaaaaatcaaaattaacatttatcaTTTAGTAAATTTGAGAATTTTGTTTCAGGATGGACGTGCTGTTCGACTACAACCAGAAATATGGAAAGCATTATTAGCATTAGGTTACTGTTTTGTTGTAACATGGATAACAGCATTTGTAATGGTGATAGTACACGATCGTGTTCCAGACATGAAACGTTATCCACCACTTCCAGACATATTCCTTGATAATGTACCGCACATACCATGGGCATTCGATATGTGTGAAATCACTGgtacattattatttacaatatggttaattgtattattatttcataaacataGATTTATATTAATGCGTCGATTCTTTGCATTATCTGGTACTGTATTCTTGTTACGTTGTGTTACAATGTTAATTACATCATTAAGTGTACCTGGTGCACACTTACAATGTCAACCACGTACAGACAATTTAGTTGATTGTGGCGAAGAAGGTTGCAGTACGTTATATGGTGCTGAACTTgcaaataaggtaattttatttcattaatttttttatcctgTTAATTAAATTCTAGGAATTCAATTTTGAGGAATTAAAATGATCTTTACCTTGCAAAAGGTTACACAAgatatcaatattttgtttgtaaaaaaattccatacagTTTAACTTCAAGTAGCGGGAATGTACGTACACAGCAGGGATTAGCTCCCGTAGCTCCCGAACTCCTTTTTTTTCCCTTATTTAAATCGTCTAGacgatttttcaaataattttgtctaCTAAATGTAAAGAACCAAGTGATGCACTTCTCACTATATTCCAAGATATAATATCAAATGATTtgagaatcaaatttttgagcTCAGTGTCTAGAGCTCGAATAGCCCAATTAGATAAAGcacttggcatgaatccaagaggtccGGGTTCGAATCCTGATaggagtgtatttttttcaattctctttaattaagaatcAAATTAGTTCTagcattcatattttattttcagagaaGTTTCGCATACAATAATTTTGCTGTGAGTAGCCTTGTGTTTTTAATGCAACCGTATgattttcaaacataaataaaacatacatcaaatataaaacatatatcaaAGTtaggaaataatgaaaaatttcgaaatagcTAAGTTTTCACTTGTCAAGAAAAAAAGAGCAAAATAAATGCTCGTTTAAATTCGTTTTGCCAAAGTTTGGTTGTGTATAAACAACTGAAAACACAAGTTGACCTCGTCGTGTACTCGAGCTATTTCGCTCATTAACACATACGAGCTGCAACTGGTATAAACTAAACTAACGGAAGATAAATACTAACTAGATTTAATTTAGGCATATGtgactaaaattaaaaacattcttaTTGGAAAACatgtttgaaaaactaaaaactcaTGGCATTCATCTGTCTGTTCTGTACTTTTGTCAacgatataattattatcatcaaataacaaaaaataaataaaaattaaaaatttgattttattttgcagATTGCACGAGCGTATGCGATATGGCGTGGTGCTGGTATGAGTATTCAAGGTGTTCGTACATGTGGCGATTACATGTTTTCAGGGCATACTGTAGCTTTAACAATGTTAAATTTCTTCATTACAGAATGTAAGTTTGTGttcaattcaataaaagtaGATTAACACTTTAAGcacttataattatactggATTGTACCGCAAATAACAAAGATGAATttcaataagtttaaaaataacaaatctaATTGGTAATCTGGGGGGTGTAAGAAAAATCCGTGCGAGGTGATTGCGTTAAAATTCTAAACCTAGCTGTAGACTTCAAGTAATACTCGAGCTCCTTAACCCATCGTCAATCAAGTGTACGACCATGTGccgcaatgttaattttttttacagcgtTGTCACATTCTGAGAGTTTATAAGCGAgctaatttaaacattaaaaattatttacaactgacaaatttgtttatcgattaaaatataatcaattatttttattgacttgatatttaataaataatttattattcttaaaaaaaactaatatgatGCAATTGAATGGCATCTGATATAAATTTcgaagtatttaattttaaatgaattattttatagaaaatttaaaaaaaatctctctTGAAAATAGttgaatgttttgaaataatttataaaaaataaataaaaacattaataaccTTAACGTAACCTCAAAGTAgatttataataacattttattacaaaaataaatcatagttAGATAGAGTTCAAATAATAAACCATAGATGGACTTACGGTTAGCTTGGGTATCTAATGCGGCGCTGCGCTTATCCCGCGATGGGCGAAGGGTTAAATAAGATACTTAATGTACGAGATGATTGCGTTACAATAAGATAATTAACGTTGAATTTATATTGGGTATGATATTCAACATATAATGTCAAGAATATTGACCATGTGAAACTGAACTTCTTTCGTCAATATGGTTGTTTAAGTATACTCTTCAGGCAATCAATATATTGAGCCTAATCCTTTGCTAACCATTTTTCCCCTTGATTACGCTCACCAAGAACTgaaggtaaataaataatgaatgattaaaatatttttgtattttattttgtagataCTCCTcgacatttttactttttacatacATTAACATGGCTAATGAATATgtttggtatattttttatattagctGCACATGAGCATTATAGTATTGATGTATTTGTTGCATTTTATATTACAtcaagattatttttatattatcatacgTTAAGCAATAATCAAGCGTTAATGCAACGTGATTCAACACGTACTCGTATATGGTAAGTTCATCAATTCaagagttttcttttttaaatgtgtttaatttttttcatttaccgCCTTATGATCGAAATGGTCTAGCAACCTTTGCTTTCTTATCCTaaacacaattattattaatcccGCGAAGGATTTGGTATATTACACTGAAGAATTTTAGCTTGAATGTAAAGTAGGCTGGGAGGTCTACTCTGAAAACGCAGacgtaaaatttacatttagatTGCTGAATCATTGCAATGTTTATTTACAGGAAGTAAGGCCCATGAACGAAGGTCCTAAATAGATAAGAATGCACACTACCGTGCAGCGATCTTGTTATGCTCGCTGATAGCGAAGCCACGATAAAATCTATAAGCTCcatatatctattttataagGTGATGTAGTACCTGTATCATTCAATATGAGGGGTCTGCAAGTTATTACTTACTCCAAAATAAACGATTAAATCGATTGATTCTTTGCTTTTATAAATCCTTGATCGAATCAAttgcttacattattttaatttttaggtttCCATTATTTTCATTCTTCGAAAGTAGCGTCGATGGTATTGTACCAAATGAATTTGATAGTCCACAAAAAATGGtacgaaaaatcatcgaatggTGTACAACAAAATGGCGTCGTTTACGAACAATAAATTACACATTTGTATATTCAACTGATGGTCGACATGGTCATTATCAACCATTATCATCATCCTCGCCAAATGCACCATCATCAACAAACTCTGTTGATCCATCAAGTACAATCGATCAACTATCGCCAACAATTGTTAGGAGTAACATTGAAGtttataacacattttcaagttcaaaattatcaaatagtTCTGATTATGATAATAGCAATACCATTTTTGGTAGTAAACGAGACACATCAATCTCATCATCAAAAGGAGCTATCGGACAAcaggaaacaaataaaaataaataaaatttttatttattttataataatatatagaatttctagtcgaaacattttttcacttATAATTTTCCTTTTGATGTGTATGAATGTGGTATTGTCATTCCGCCCATacgaacatttttatatatttttagttgaaaACTGCAAAATGTGTTCACTTTAATTTCACGCTACGGTTGgttactttaattaaataacaatcaaTTTCTACTAactgaaaagaaattttaattctgACATGATATAGAAGGAAAACTTTGGGCATATGACAAATATCTCAAAAGCACGTGAATCATTGTATTGTAGAATAAGTGAATAATTGAGTTAGGCGTATATCTAAGCATAGATTCAACAAACGTGAATTTATAACTTTAAACTTTGTTATTTCGTAAGATTAGATATATATTTCAGAATTCACGTAAAAAAAGTGGAGTTaggttaaaattttcttatgaattattatataagatatcaatattaatttttgatccTTCAAAAATCCAATTTACGGGAATATAAGATGTTCGATGATGCAAAATCTGGTGAATATATTAGTATTTGCCTCGTTTTGGACTTTAAATTAGATCACAATTCCTATTCTACTCGATGGTGCATTATTTCCGTGTAAAATAATGCGAAATAATCCCTTCAATACTACCACATGTTcttttttgaccaaaaaataaacttgtgaTGATCCAAAACATCATAATCGAAGCCAGCAATGAATGcggttgatttttgttttttgaggtGGATTTTTCTGTCTTCcgtgaaaattttgaatcacCCGGACCGCGTATTCTTTATAGAAGTTCATTACTATAAGCTTTTTCTAATACGTTTAGCGAGTCAGCCCACAAAATTTAGTACAAACTCGGATCAGCCACCGTAAATTGTTGTAATAAATCGTACTTATCGTGACAAGGATAATTAAAAGTCCTTGGTATTTATTTACTTGGAACTTTAATGCATGTTTTCGTGGGCCGTAAAGAAATTAAATACCAACaagaaagaaattaaataacgaaaaaaagaaagttattaaaatcattCAAGTTTTGAGGAAATAAATCCTCGAAATCTATTGAACATTCCAAGCTTTTTCAAAAGCTTAATAACGAAATGATTCACGTGCAATAtaaaaccaaaaagaaaaaatctcgataaactttttaatatgtaaatgccaaatattttattaccttagaatgagaaaaattttttatttggttttcttcaagaaacaaaaaaaaaaaacttgatatgAATTTCATATattgaaagaaagaaaaacGATGATTACAGgcataaaagtaataatttatgagaaaaaatattttaataaaaattgcaacaaaaagaaaatgaaaaaaaaaatcagacatTAGTTAAAATGTTCTTATGTATATGCGATATAATGTTTAATGAATTGTTAGCTAGTGCAATGAAATTGAAGTTTTACTGCTTTGCTGTTTTCTTTTAATAGTTGTGaactatacaattaaaaatgatctaaaagTCTCCTGCTTATTTCAATTGATCGGGAAGTTGTTTAGATCATATTAATTACACTTTCAAAAAGACATCACAAAGATCGAATGATTTGAAATTATCTTTTAGAATTAACTTcagtattaatatttaaaaaaaaaaaaaaaaaaacacaaacaaacaaaaaaaaaaaaacaagaaagatTGAATAACTCAGTTcgattttaaacttttgctaacattttttataaattaaacaaaaaaaatttaaataaaaacgaacGTACATAgattaaaacaataacaaaatgtatctaattgaaattaaaattcctGATAATATAGTCAAGTTTGAGCTTaagaaaaatcatgaaaatggtACTCCTgccatttaaaatcaaatatgtttattattataaacccaCACTTGACTatgttttcaatgatttttgttaattataaaacgAAAGAAACACCGATAACTTCAAGCTATTTTAGCTTCTGCAAGTTCTGTGATTTCCATTGCATTCCTGTGTTCCCGTAATGTAtaagacaaaatttatttacctatTAATACGACCATTTTGATTCAGATTGTAACTAAAGtttcaacttaaaattatatacttatttgttttgatctatttacgaaaaaaaatcgtCAAATGCACAAAGAAAAATTACGTACCCTCTTTCAAAAAGCTGTAcctaaataattgataacaccAAAATAACTTGAccaaacataacaaaaattttgttgtcgaATTGTtcccattttattgtaaatattcaaatgaaaaataacattttaatttttcatttaaattaatagataaaaaaattttatttctaataataataatgtgaatTATTATACTTTGAGTGTAACAGAATGAACGTTTCAATATATTAAAGGTTTGATACGGGATCTTGTAACAcggataataattaaattttaatcagaaaatgtataataaagcaATGAAAAGTGGAGAGACGAATAAAACCGGGTGAAGAGAGGTTAAACTAGATTGACTAACATATTGATAAGTATGTTCGAAGTCGTCACAAACCTTAAACGAAGAAACTCAAAACCCATGTAAGCATTACTTTAGTTTAATTTCGACTCCTATACTGCGATGTATGTATGAGCAAAGCTAAACCGTTAAGCCGATCTTCAGATATTGTCGATCTAAGGAATGTTTTGAGACGATCAAAGTTGAAAAGTATCTTTCATTTGTCGCTGTCGTCACGGCGAAGCATTTGATAGACATTTGGAAACGCATcttcattgcaaatatcgagCGCTAcgagtgaatttttgatattttttctggCTATGCGTTTTCGTCGAAGTTTAACTtccttaaaaatcattttcattttttttttcaaagagagAAACAAAGTTAGAATATTGCGATGATTCCAAAAGTTAACTTGTAAATGTCGATGTACGAAAAATCGATGTGCGGTATGTAGATTGTGATCCGGAAATAACATTCATCTGAATCAGACTGCACATTCGTGCGTTGAGTCTGTTTTAACGAGACCATTAGCTTCCGTAATTCGATGTCTTATTCATCGCATAATTCACCCacagtattgaaaatttttctgaactCTTCTCCGGCGTTcctcttttttcaataaaaaatctgTTTTGTAACGTTAGCCAGTTCGATAGGCTCGCAGGATCCTACtggatattttttcgttacaCTCTAATCAAGGTATAATATATTCTAAACTTGAGATTTTAttcacattattaaaattatatgtagaattaaaaatttctggtCAAAACTTAAGTGAGAAATGTtagaatattaatatatatttagagATATTGTTATATTTGCACGCTGAGACAGTTAATGAAAgacgttattaattttttaagcagCAGtgatttcttttgaaatttaaaactaaatatttaactgtaattttccattttaaattgtttttataattcaaaatttgaaatagaacaaattcaaaattggtataattttgacaattttgcaatgaaatattttaagtgtttactattattaattcatttgagTAGTATGAAAGTAGCAAAATTATTGCCgttttttaaaacactttaaCTTTTCTAAGTTTACCAGAATATAATCATCAACAATTCGACCTGATTATCAGAACCGGTTGAACCAACGCTGATTGTCGTACTcgtatgaatttaatattattatattaaacaatcATTTTGTAAACCCAATACAATCAACAGTTTACACTTAGAGCTTCTTATTATTATAAGCTTTCGACTATTCTGATAACGCAGtaactaaatattaatattaattgtttagtAAGATATAACAACCATTATACATCCTACAGGCAATCCTATTAAGTTTCAAGAGTGGTGTTACATTGTATTCTCGTGCCCGTACTAGAATGATTTCATAATTAAGCACTTTAGGGTCttgtaatatcaaaaaattgttaaattcatagacttttcaacatttttttttttgttgtggcGGTGGCTAATGCACTACCCCAGGACCGCCATTGCCTTCAAATTTGCTCAGGCATTTTAATAAGTGATTTCTTTTCATTgtgaaattgttgaaataaaatttctgataaatattagataaaatgGGTCTTCCTAGATGTAATGATATTATTCCATGTTCATGTTCAATAAAAATGAcagttataataaatgaaatatgaaacaaatatccTAAATTCACACAACATAACagcatacatacaagatacaaattaattataaacacaTACTGATACATGCATACACCAGAGGTCACAATTGTTGgacaatatttagttttaacattttttcttatgtGATaagaatttctatttaaaaaaataaaaaataatatacaaatgttatttttataaaatagcattgatttatgtaaataaaaaatatttattacaattatttataataaaatttttatttaatcctttttgttttatttaattattgttttcaaaattttttatttttatttcggtaACTCATATCCATTTTCATCACTCGACTATGAATGAATTGATGATCTCTCTCTCTACTACGATCAACcgtttaattgtttaaataccatgtatagacagtgttgcttacgcaatcgtttgttttgaaagatagtcactcttacacatAAAGTAATAAAGGTAtatttcttctcacttcctaagtgtaaatcataataaataaacacatacGTACCACTTGACTAGcctagtcatttaaatttagttccagtTTCTACCACCTGACGGCGTTTCTCACAGTTTGCGTTTACGCAAGAAAAAATACATTGGAAGTGTGTAGTGACAACTAAATATGGAGTTATTAAAAACTGGTTTTCAAGGTAAGAGATGAGTTCCAGTACGACGATAAAAACTACAACGACGAAATTTCTTTGAGAGAGATTATGATAAGTCAGTCACCTTTTGGTGGCCAGAGATTCCAAAAATGTAGTTGTAAGAATGTTGTTAATCAGCGTCGCAATAATAGATGTGcttgttttaaatacaaagttCTTTGCGGGTCCAAATGCCGTGGAAGTTTATACTTGTGTGCTTTGTTGAGTTACGCTATTTAATCTCATGATTACCAAATAACAaacgttatattttaaattacgctGTTAATTGACGGGTAATTAACCTAATTGGATACTTCATCGAGttgtatagaaataaaaacaacgTCGAAGTCGTCGTATTGGacatgtaaatatttaacacaggctatatatgttataaacaattttatagtaATTAAGTACAAATATGTCTTTTTTCATAACAATAACGAAGAAatcaactaaataaaatttatttaaacaaatatgtaCAATTAgtaacaacaaataatattaaaaattagaatattatatCTTATGGAAAAAAAGCTAGAAACTTAAATTCtacaaataatgattaaaaaaatttgttatttacgaattatatacaattaatattGAGATTGTACTGTTACAATGGTAGAAATGTACGATGTTTCGGTGGAAATGCACGATTTCTTCAATGTCTTAAGCGATCTACACAATTTCAGCCAAACTATGTCACATATAGTTTGTAAGATTAACAATTCTGTTTAGGCAGTTCTAATAGACGTAGTTTTAGGAAGCCACCTCCCAATTAGAAGGATTTTTGTAGTTTAAGAAAAACACTCTCCTAAaatcctatttaaaaaaattttgttccaaattttTAGGGTGCCagaatcactttttttttaaacaaatagcctactataatattaataaatgacaaaatttcgcatgcattttttgtaaatttctttcaGGCGCGGTAGctttattcatgaaaaatttcattcgtgaacttaatattaattacacAGATAGACTGATCTGTCAAAAAGCTTcgtatttttgtacatatacaaaattttataatttttcttgacCTATAAACATGTTTTGAGATAAATAATTAACGTTCAGACATACGAAAAAATCTTCTTAGATCCATTGTAACTAGCTGTacaatcttaaataaaattacgaaCGATATGTTAGAAGAAAGTATTAGACCGTGAGTTTATTTATCGTTTttctaattgtttaaattttgcttCTAAACGTTTTGAGTATGCATCCAGTTTATATGCAGCTTGTTCTAATTTCGTGATGCTGTCTTCAATTTGGTCAATCTGTTCTAAATACGGTTGTAAGGCTtcatctgaaaattttaagaaaatacaaaatcaattaaaaagaatattttactaTGTTTTTAATGCattgcaatttaaaaatacactcttaatttttattatttatcttagGAAAGTTTGTGGCGCAGAGAATACATCCTTCATCGAATCACTTCATGAGTGATACACGGGAGGCATTTGATCATTGTATAGAGTGCCCGGCTATCCTACCAATGACTTTCTAGTATTTTTGCACAAAGGCAAATTCTGGGATAGTTCTTAACAAAGTCAGCCATAGCTGCATACCAACCCCCTTTTCTTTCATTTCCCCTatcaaaatagtaaaatagaTTTTCATAGTAATCAAATTGAACTGAACTTCATGAAACATCTCTTTCTACTTCTACAGAACTTGATTGTTTGAAGTGGTTAGCTTCTTTTAATGATAGCCGTTTCATGAAAATCAATGGGGACGACTATCACAGCGATTCAAACGATTATTGTAGAATAAATATCAtactactatttaaaaaagattttaaaaatgattatcaaatctaattaaaaaatttacgtcATTCTTGAGTGTTCAATTGTGCATAAGTATAAGTCGATTagattacaattattttaaattaaaaaaaattataatacatagtCCTTACATTTTCCGTTAAGTTcaatcatagtttttgaaacactacttgcaatttttttcatttcactaTATTTACTAATCGTTGTTTGATtcatattttccaataatttataatcttcATGAGTAGCCGTTAATTCACCATATAAATAATCGGCGGTTTTCTGAAACATTGTAGTCGCTAATCGACTCAAATTTGGATCATGTGGATCTAATGCCTCAAAACTTGATGTTGAAGTTGATAAAGTTGGACctatagaaatttttgttttaataaatgtctatataattatattttgtaaattattaaccTTTTTTAGGCGATTCATTTAGGCTATCATCATCcattgttgtaatttttatattaataatgtaaaatcACTTTCCTAATTTTCACTATTCAACTTAACTATTTGATTTTGACCAAAGATTTTGACTTCGACAAAAGTCAAAATTTGAATCATAATGCAATTCCAATTACATTTATCAGGGCTTGCTAAATTACatgaataatttgtaaatattattaatagacctt
This genomic interval from Chrysoperla carnea chromosome 1, inChrCarn1.1, whole genome shotgun sequence contains the following:
- the LOC123296719 gene encoding sphingomyelin synthase-related protein 1-like → MNELNVLEWEPDDAKVWLKKEGNFNDRVLNMLCDDHGVDGRCLLALSEQDFSVDPLSKLTLRDRKVLYVCVRNLQRDNQSSLIQLGVVELPTTTLYGSHGYGRSHDYSEYGDSERISPPLSEDGRAVRLQPEIWKALLALGYCFVVTWITAFVMVIVHDRVPDMKRYPPLPDIFLDNVPHIPWAFDMCEITGTLLFTIWLIVLLFHKHRFILMRRFFALSGTVFLLRCVTMLITSLSVPGAHLQCQPRTDNLVDCGEEGCSTLYGAELANKIARAYAIWRGAGMSIQGVRTCGDYMFSGHTVALTMLNFFITEYTPRHFYFLHTLTWLMNMFGIFFILAAHEHYSIDVFVAFYITSRLFLYYHTLSNNQALMQRDSTRTRIWFPLFSFFESSVDGIVPNEFDSPQKMVRKIIEWCTTKWRRLRTINYTFVYSTDGRHGHYQPLSSSSPNAPSSTNSVDPSSTIDQLSPTIVRSNIEVYNTFSSSKLSNSSDYDNSNTIFGSKRDTSISSSKGAIGQQETNKNK
- the LOC123305598 gene encoding biogenesis of lysosome-related organelles complex 1 subunit 2, with product MDDDSLNESPKKGPTLSTSTSSFEALDPHDPNLSRLATTMFQKTADYLYGELTATHEDYKLLENMNQTTISKYSEMKKIASSVSKTMIELNGKYEALQPYLEQIDQIEDSITKLEQAAYKLDAYSKRLEAKFKQLEKR